In Equus caballus isolate H_3958 breed thoroughbred chromosome 25, TB-T2T, whole genome shotgun sequence, one DNA window encodes the following:
- the TBC1D2 gene encoding TBC1 domain family member 2A isoform X9: MPPHPTPLLLREDDMEAYRTQNRFLNSEIHQVTKLWRRVAERQKALLMKCAYLQAKNCQVESKYLAGLRRLQEAVGDEASECSELLRQLTQEALQWEAGEASADSGVLSPISEYDEYGFLTVPNYEVEDLKLLAKIQALEVCSHHLLAHEAVERPRRERWAALGELAPSAELKQLLRAGVPREHRPRVWRWLVRRRVQHLQAPGRYQELLSRGQACSQPATRQIELDLNRTFPNNKHFTCPSSSFPEKLRRVLLAFSWQNPSIGYCQGLNRLAAIALLVLDEEESAFWCLVAIVESIMPADYYSKTLTSSQVDQRVLQDLLSEKLPRLMAHLGQHRVDLSFITFNWFLVVFADSLISSILLQVWDAFLYEGTKVVFRYALAIFKYNEEEILRLQDGLEICQYLRFFTKTICDSRKLMSIAFNDMNPFPMKQLRQLRTAHGERLEAELQELEQLKAAYLETQASRLPAVPEACASEDELDGEA, encoded by the exons ATgccaccccaccccacgcccctGCTGCTCCGAGAG GATGACATGGAAGCATACCGGACCCAGAACCGCTTTCTCAACTCCGAGATCCACCAGGTCACAAAGCTCTGGAGAAGGGTGGCTGAGAGGCAGAAGGCCCTCCTGATGAAG tgtGCCTACCTCCAAGCCAAGAACTGCCAGGTGGAGAGCAAGTACCTGGCGGGGCTGCGGAGGCTGCAGGAGGCCGTGGGGGACGAGGCCAGTGAGTGCTCGGAGCTGCTGAGGCAGCTCACCCAGGAGGCGCTGCAGTGGGAGGCCGGCGAGGCCTCGGCCGACAGCGGCGTGCTCAGCCCCATCAG CGAGTATGACGAGTACGGCTTCCTGACCGTGCCCAACTACGAGGTGGAAGACCTGAAGCTGCTGGCCAAGATCCAGGCGCTGGAAGTCTGCTCCCACCACCTGCTGGCCCACGAGGCTGTGGAGCGGCCGCGGCGGGAGCGCTGGGCTGCGCTAGGCGAGCTGGCGCCCTCGGCCGAGCTCAAGCAGCTGCTGCGGGCCGGCGTGCCCCGCGAGCACCGGCCTCGGGTCTGGAGGTGGCTGGTTCGCCGCCGCGTCCAGCACCTGCAGGCCCCCGGCCGCTACCAGGAGCTGCTGAGCCGGGGCCAGGCTTGCAGTCAGCCTGCCACCCGCCAGATCGAGCTGGACCTGAACCGCACCTTCCCCAACAACAAGCATTtcacctgcccctcctccagcttcccgGAGAAGCTCCGTCGGGTGCTGCTGGCCTTCTCCTGGCAGAACCCCTCCATCGGCTACTGCCAGGGCCTGAACAG gCTGGCGGCCATCGCTCTGCTGGTCCTGGATGAGGAGGAGAGTGCCTTCTGGTGCCTAGTGGCCATCGTGGAGTCCATCATGCCAGCTGATTACTACAGCAAGACACTGACGTCGTCCCAG GTAGACCAGCGGGTGCTCCAGGACCTCCTCTCGGAGAAACTACCCAGGCTGATGGCCCACCTGGGGCAGCACCGCGTGGACCTCTCCTTCATCACCTTCAACTGGTTCCTCGTGGTCTTCGCAGACAGTCTCATCAGCAGCATCCTCCTCCAGGTCTGGGACGCCTTCCTGTATGAGGGCACCAAG GTGGTGTTCCGCTATGCCCTGGCCATTTTCAAGTACAACGAGGAGGAGATCCTGAGGCTGCAGGATGGCCTGGAGATCTGCCAGTACCTGCGCTTCTTCACCAAGACCATTTGCGACAGCCG GAAGCTGATGAGCATCGCCTTCAACGACATGAACCCGTTTCCTATGAAGCAGCTGCGGCAGCTGCGGACGGCACATGGGGAGCGGCTGGAGGCCGAGCTGCAGGAGCTGGAGCAACTCAAGGCCGCCTACTTGGAGACCCAGGCGTCCCGGCTCCCAGCGGTGCCCGAGGCCTGCGCCAGCGAGGACGAGCTGGACGGGGAGGCCTGA
- the TBC1D2 gene encoding TBC1 domain family member 2A isoform X8 yields MYNIRGNRQAQGAGHGPPGEDSPPSGEPVREEQPLPPNPSAPGDDPADSAKPAPKSSLTANLIQKAKRQNNTFPLFSEGLTRNRTAQEKVLALEQQVLILTKELKSQKELVRILHKALEAAQQEKRASSAYLAAAEDKDRLELVRHKVRQIAELGRRVEALEQEREGLVQTASLREQQVQELQRHVQLLMDKNQAKQQVICQLLEKVTQDFMQPHNRPPAPPDAADRDFLSQQEKMEHLKDDMEAYRTQNRFLNSEIHQVTKLWRRVAERQKALLMKCAYLQAKNCQVESKYLAGLRRLQEAVGDEASECSELLRQLTQEALQWEAGEASADSGVLSPISEYDEYGFLTVPNYEVEDLKLLAKIQALEVCSHHLLAHEAVERPRRERWAALGELAPSAELKQLLRAGVPREHRPRVWRWLVRRRVQHLQAPGRYQELLSRGQACSQPATRQIELDLNRTFPNNKHFTCPSSSFPEKLRRVLLAFSWQNPSIGYCQGLNRLAAIALLVLDEEESAFWCLVAIVESIMPADYYSKTLTSSQVDQRVLQDLLSEKLPRLMAHLGQHRVDLSFITFNWFLVVFADSLISSILLQVWDAFLYEGTKVVFRYALAIFKYNEEEILRLQDGLEICQYLRFFTKTICDSRKLMSIAFNDMNPFPMKQLRQLRTAHGERLEAELQELEQLKAAYLETQASRLPAVPEACASEDELDGEA; encoded by the exons ATGTACAACATCCGAGGCAACAGGCAGGCGCAAGGAGCAGGCCACGGACCTCCAGGGGAGGATTCTCCACCGAGCGGGGAGCCTGTGAGGGAGGAGCAGCCCTTGCCCCCTAACCCCAGTGCCCCAG GGGATGATCCAGCAGACTCTGCAAAGCCTGCCCCCAAGTCCTCTCTGACCGCCAATCTCATTCAGAAAGCCAAGCGCCAGAACAACACCTTCCCGCTCTTCAGCGAAGGACTCACGCGGAACCGGACTGCCCAGGAGAAAGTGTTGGCCTTGGAGCAGCAGGTTCTGATACTCACCAAGGAGTTAAAGTCTCAGAAG GAGCTGGTGAGGATCCTGCACAAGGCGCTGGAGGCTGCCCAGCAGGAGAAGAGGGCGTCCAGCGCGTACCTGGCGGCGGCCGAGGACAAGGACCGGCTGGAGCTGGTGCGACACAAAGTGCGGCAGATCGCGGAGCTGGGCAGGCGCGTGGAGGCGCTGGAGCAGGAGCGGGAGGGCCTGGTGCAGACGGCGAGCCTGCGCGAGCAACAGGTGCAGGAGCTGCAGCGGCACGTGCAGCTGCTCATGGACAAGAACCAGGCCAAACAGCAGGTCATCTGCCAGCTCTTGGAGAAGGTCACCCAGGACTTCATGCAGCCCCACAACCGGCCGCCCGCTCCCCCAGATGCTGCCGACCGGGACTTCCTGAGCCAGCAGGAGAAGATGGAGCACCTGAAG GATGACATGGAAGCATACCGGACCCAGAACCGCTTTCTCAACTCCGAGATCCACCAGGTCACAAAGCTCTGGAGAAGGGTGGCTGAGAGGCAGAAGGCCCTCCTGATGAAG tgtGCCTACCTCCAAGCCAAGAACTGCCAGGTGGAGAGCAAGTACCTGGCGGGGCTGCGGAGGCTGCAGGAGGCCGTGGGGGACGAGGCCAGTGAGTGCTCGGAGCTGCTGAGGCAGCTCACCCAGGAGGCGCTGCAGTGGGAGGCCGGCGAGGCCTCGGCCGACAGCGGCGTGCTCAGCCCCATCAG CGAGTATGACGAGTACGGCTTCCTGACCGTGCCCAACTACGAGGTGGAAGACCTGAAGCTGCTGGCCAAGATCCAGGCGCTGGAAGTCTGCTCCCACCACCTGCTGGCCCACGAGGCTGTGGAGCGGCCGCGGCGGGAGCGCTGGGCTGCGCTAGGCGAGCTGGCGCCCTCGGCCGAGCTCAAGCAGCTGCTGCGGGCCGGCGTGCCCCGCGAGCACCGGCCTCGGGTCTGGAGGTGGCTGGTTCGCCGCCGCGTCCAGCACCTGCAGGCCCCCGGCCGCTACCAGGAGCTGCTGAGCCGGGGCCAGGCTTGCAGTCAGCCTGCCACCCGCCAGATCGAGCTGGACCTGAACCGCACCTTCCCCAACAACAAGCATTtcacctgcccctcctccagcttcccgGAGAAGCTCCGTCGGGTGCTGCTGGCCTTCTCCTGGCAGAACCCCTCCATCGGCTACTGCCAGGGCCTGAACAG gCTGGCGGCCATCGCTCTGCTGGTCCTGGATGAGGAGGAGAGTGCCTTCTGGTGCCTAGTGGCCATCGTGGAGTCCATCATGCCAGCTGATTACTACAGCAAGACACTGACGTCGTCCCAG GTAGACCAGCGGGTGCTCCAGGACCTCCTCTCGGAGAAACTACCCAGGCTGATGGCCCACCTGGGGCAGCACCGCGTGGACCTCTCCTTCATCACCTTCAACTGGTTCCTCGTGGTCTTCGCAGACAGTCTCATCAGCAGCATCCTCCTCCAGGTCTGGGACGCCTTCCTGTATGAGGGCACCAAG GTGGTGTTCCGCTATGCCCTGGCCATTTTCAAGTACAACGAGGAGGAGATCCTGAGGCTGCAGGATGGCCTGGAGATCTGCCAGTACCTGCGCTTCTTCACCAAGACCATTTGCGACAGCCG GAAGCTGATGAGCATCGCCTTCAACGACATGAACCCGTTTCCTATGAAGCAGCTGCGGCAGCTGCGGACGGCACATGGGGAGCGGCTGGAGGCCGAGCTGCAGGAGCTGGAGCAACTCAAGGCCGCCTACTTGGAGACCCAGGCGTCCCGGCTCCCAGCGGTGCCCGAGGCCTGCGCCAGCGAGGACGAGCTGGACGGGGAGGCCTGA
- the TBC1D2 gene encoding TBC1 domain family member 2A isoform X7, translated as MYNIRGNRQAQGAGHGPPGEDSPPSGEPVREEQPLPPNPSAPGDDPADSAKPAPKSSLTANLIQKAKRQNNTFPLFSEGLTRNRTAQEKVLALEQQVLILTKELKSQKELVRILHKALEAAQQEKRASSAYLAAAEDKDRLELVRHKVRQIAELGRRVEALEQEREGLVQTASLREQQVQELQRHVQLLMDKNQAKQQVICQLLEKVTQDFMQPHNRPPAPPDAADRDFLSQQEKMEHLKDDMEAYRTQNRFLNSEIHQVTKLWRRVAERQKALLMKCAYLQAKNCQVESKYLAGLRRLQEAVGDEASECSELLRQLTQEALQWEAGEASADSGVLSPISSEYDEYGFLTVPNYEVEDLKLLAKIQALEVCSHHLLAHEAVERPRRERWAALGELAPSAELKQLLRAGVPREHRPRVWRWLVRRRVQHLQAPGRYQELLSRGQACSQPATRQIELDLNRTFPNNKHFTCPSSSFPEKLRRVLLAFSWQNPSIGYCQGLNRLAAIALLVLDEEESAFWCLVAIVESIMPADYYSKTLTSSQVDQRVLQDLLSEKLPRLMAHLGQHRVDLSFITFNWFLVVFADSLISSILLQVWDAFLYEGTKVVFRYALAIFKYNEEEILRLQDGLEICQYLRFFTKTICDSRKLMSIAFNDMNPFPMKQLRQLRTAHGERLEAELQELEQLKAAYLETQASRLPAVPEACASEDELDGEA; from the exons ATGTACAACATCCGAGGCAACAGGCAGGCGCAAGGAGCAGGCCACGGACCTCCAGGGGAGGATTCTCCACCGAGCGGGGAGCCTGTGAGGGAGGAGCAGCCCTTGCCCCCTAACCCCAGTGCCCCAG GGGATGATCCAGCAGACTCTGCAAAGCCTGCCCCCAAGTCCTCTCTGACCGCCAATCTCATTCAGAAAGCCAAGCGCCAGAACAACACCTTCCCGCTCTTCAGCGAAGGACTCACGCGGAACCGGACTGCCCAGGAGAAAGTGTTGGCCTTGGAGCAGCAGGTTCTGATACTCACCAAGGAGTTAAAGTCTCAGAAG GAGCTGGTGAGGATCCTGCACAAGGCGCTGGAGGCTGCCCAGCAGGAGAAGAGGGCGTCCAGCGCGTACCTGGCGGCGGCCGAGGACAAGGACCGGCTGGAGCTGGTGCGACACAAAGTGCGGCAGATCGCGGAGCTGGGCAGGCGCGTGGAGGCGCTGGAGCAGGAGCGGGAGGGCCTGGTGCAGACGGCGAGCCTGCGCGAGCAACAGGTGCAGGAGCTGCAGCGGCACGTGCAGCTGCTCATGGACAAGAACCAGGCCAAACAGCAGGTCATCTGCCAGCTCTTGGAGAAGGTCACCCAGGACTTCATGCAGCCCCACAACCGGCCGCCCGCTCCCCCAGATGCTGCCGACCGGGACTTCCTGAGCCAGCAGGAGAAGATGGAGCACCTGAAG GATGACATGGAAGCATACCGGACCCAGAACCGCTTTCTCAACTCCGAGATCCACCAGGTCACAAAGCTCTGGAGAAGGGTGGCTGAGAGGCAGAAGGCCCTCCTGATGAAG tgtGCCTACCTCCAAGCCAAGAACTGCCAGGTGGAGAGCAAGTACCTGGCGGGGCTGCGGAGGCTGCAGGAGGCCGTGGGGGACGAGGCCAGTGAGTGCTCGGAGCTGCTGAGGCAGCTCACCCAGGAGGCGCTGCAGTGGGAGGCCGGCGAGGCCTCGGCCGACAGCGGCGTGCTCAGCCCCATCAG CAGCGAGTATGACGAGTACGGCTTCCTGACCGTGCCCAACTACGAGGTGGAAGACCTGAAGCTGCTGGCCAAGATCCAGGCGCTGGAAGTCTGCTCCCACCACCTGCTGGCCCACGAGGCTGTGGAGCGGCCGCGGCGGGAGCGCTGGGCTGCGCTAGGCGAGCTGGCGCCCTCGGCCGAGCTCAAGCAGCTGCTGCGGGCCGGCGTGCCCCGCGAGCACCGGCCTCGGGTCTGGAGGTGGCTGGTTCGCCGCCGCGTCCAGCACCTGCAGGCCCCCGGCCGCTACCAGGAGCTGCTGAGCCGGGGCCAGGCTTGCAGTCAGCCTGCCACCCGCCAGATCGAGCTGGACCTGAACCGCACCTTCCCCAACAACAAGCATTtcacctgcccctcctccagcttcccgGAGAAGCTCCGTCGGGTGCTGCTGGCCTTCTCCTGGCAGAACCCCTCCATCGGCTACTGCCAGGGCCTGAACAG gCTGGCGGCCATCGCTCTGCTGGTCCTGGATGAGGAGGAGAGTGCCTTCTGGTGCCTAGTGGCCATCGTGGAGTCCATCATGCCAGCTGATTACTACAGCAAGACACTGACGTCGTCCCAG GTAGACCAGCGGGTGCTCCAGGACCTCCTCTCGGAGAAACTACCCAGGCTGATGGCCCACCTGGGGCAGCACCGCGTGGACCTCTCCTTCATCACCTTCAACTGGTTCCTCGTGGTCTTCGCAGACAGTCTCATCAGCAGCATCCTCCTCCAGGTCTGGGACGCCTTCCTGTATGAGGGCACCAAG GTGGTGTTCCGCTATGCCCTGGCCATTTTCAAGTACAACGAGGAGGAGATCCTGAGGCTGCAGGATGGCCTGGAGATCTGCCAGTACCTGCGCTTCTTCACCAAGACCATTTGCGACAGCCG GAAGCTGATGAGCATCGCCTTCAACGACATGAACCCGTTTCCTATGAAGCAGCTGCGGCAGCTGCGGACGGCACATGGGGAGCGGCTGGAGGCCGAGCTGCAGGAGCTGGAGCAACTCAAGGCCGCCTACTTGGAGACCCAGGCGTCCCGGCTCCCAGCGGTGCCCGAGGCCTGCGCCAGCGAGGACGAGCTGGACGGGGAGGCCTGA